Proteins encoded by one window of Acuticoccus sp. MNP-M23:
- the mdh gene encoding malate dehydrogenase: MSRAKIALIGAGQIGGTLAHLAGLKELGDIVLFDIAEGTPQGKALDIMQSSPVDGFDSAISGTNDYADIAGSDVIIVTAGVPRKPGMSRDDLLGINLKVMKAVGEGIKTHAPNAFVICITNPLDAMVWALQKFSGLPENMVVGMAGVLDSARFRTFLAEEFSVSVEDVSAFVLGGHGDTMVPLARYSTIGGIPLPDLVEMGWTTQEKLDSIIQRTRDGGAEVVGLLKTGSAFYAPAASAIQMAESYLRDKKRVLPAAAFLSGQYGVDGMYVGVPVVIGSGGVERVVEIKLEGSEKDGFDASVGSVKSLVEACRGIDSSLG; the protein is encoded by the coding sequence ATGTCGCGCGCAAAAATTGCACTGATCGGCGCCGGACAGATCGGCGGAACGCTTGCTCACCTTGCTGGCCTGAAAGAGCTTGGTGACATCGTCCTGTTCGACATTGCTGAGGGCACCCCCCAGGGGAAGGCGCTCGACATCATGCAGTCGTCCCCGGTGGACGGGTTCGATTCCGCCATTTCCGGCACCAACGATTATGCCGATATTGCCGGGTCCGACGTGATCATCGTCACCGCCGGCGTGCCGCGCAAACCCGGCATGAGCCGCGACGACCTTCTGGGCATCAACCTCAAGGTCATGAAAGCGGTGGGCGAGGGCATCAAGACCCATGCGCCGAACGCGTTCGTCATCTGCATCACCAACCCGCTGGACGCGATGGTGTGGGCGCTGCAGAAATTCTCCGGCCTGCCGGAGAACATGGTTGTCGGCATGGCCGGCGTGCTCGACTCGGCCCGCTTCCGCACCTTCCTCGCCGAAGAATTCTCCGTCTCGGTCGAGGACGTCAGCGCATTCGTTCTGGGCGGCCACGGCGACACGATGGTGCCGCTGGCACGCTACTCCACCATTGGCGGCATTCCGCTGCCGGATCTGGTGGAAATGGGCTGGACCACGCAGGAAAAGCTCGACTCCATCATCCAGCGCACGCGCGACGGTGGCGCAGAGGTCGTCGGCCTCCTGAAAACGGGTTCCGCCTTCTACGCCCCCGCTGCATCCGCCATCCAGATGGCCGAGTCCTACCTGCGCGACAAGAAGCGCGTTCTGCCCGCGGCCGCCTTCCTCTCCGGCCAGTACGGCGTTGACGGCATGTATGTGGGCGTCCCGGTGGTGATCGGCTCCGGCGGCGTGGAGCGGGTTGTCGAAATCAAGCTCGAAGGCAGCGAGAAGGACGGCTTCGACGCGTCGGTCGGCTCGGTGAAATCGCTGGTCGAGGCCTGCCGCGGGATCGACAGCAGCCTTGGTTAG
- the sucC gene encoding ADP-forming succinate--CoA ligase subunit beta gives MNIHEYQAKELLKTFGAPVAEGVAITDASQAAEAAGKLPGPLYVVKSQIHAGGRGKGKFKELGPDAKGGVRLAKTVEEAAAHAAEMLGNTLVTKQTGPAGKVVNRLYIEDGADISRELYLSMLVDRTVGQVAFVVSTEGGMDIEAVAEETPERIHTIAVDPAAGVTDADIAKIVEALKLEEPAKGEMGTLARQLYQAFTEKDMSLLEINPLIVMESGHIRVLDAKVSFDGNAIFRHEDIAALRDTTEEDAKEIEASKYDLAYVALDGDIGCMVNGAGLAMATMDIIKLYGSEPANFLDVGGGATTEKVTAAFKIITADPNVKGILVNIFGGIMRCDVIAEGVVTAVKEVGLKVPLVVRLEGTNVEQGKAILSESGLDVQSADDLDDAAQKIVKAVKG, from the coding sequence ATGAACATCCACGAATATCAGGCCAAAGAGCTCCTCAAGACGTTCGGGGCACCGGTCGCCGAAGGCGTCGCGATCACCGACGCGTCGCAGGCGGCCGAAGCTGCCGGCAAGCTCCCCGGACCGCTGTACGTGGTGAAGAGCCAGATCCACGCCGGCGGGCGCGGCAAGGGCAAGTTCAAGGAGCTGGGGCCTGACGCCAAGGGCGGCGTCCGCCTCGCCAAGACCGTCGAGGAAGCCGCAGCGCACGCCGCGGAAATGCTGGGCAACACGCTGGTCACCAAGCAGACCGGCCCGGCAGGCAAGGTCGTCAACCGCCTCTACATCGAAGACGGCGCCGACATTTCGCGCGAGCTGTACCTCTCGATGCTGGTCGACCGCACCGTCGGGCAGGTGGCGTTCGTCGTCTCCACCGAAGGCGGCATGGACATCGAGGCCGTGGCCGAGGAAACGCCGGAGCGGATCCACACCATCGCCGTCGACCCCGCCGCCGGTGTCACCGATGCGGACATTGCGAAAATCGTCGAGGCGCTGAAGCTGGAAGAGCCGGCCAAGGGCGAAATGGGCACGCTCGCCCGCCAGCTTTACCAGGCGTTCACCGAGAAGGACATGAGCCTCCTCGAGATCAACCCGCTGATCGTGATGGAGAGCGGCCACATCCGCGTCCTCGACGCCAAGGTCTCGTTCGACGGCAACGCCATCTTCCGCCACGAGGACATTGCGGCGCTGCGCGACACCACCGAGGAAGACGCCAAGGAAATCGAGGCCTCCAAGTACGACCTCGCCTACGTTGCGCTGGATGGTGACATCGGCTGCATGGTCAACGGCGCAGGCCTGGCGATGGCGACCATGGACATCATCAAGCTCTACGGCTCCGAGCCCGCCAACTTCCTCGACGTCGGCGGCGGCGCCACCACCGAGAAGGTGACCGCGGCGTTCAAGATCATCACCGCCGACCCCAACGTGAAGGGCATCCTCGTCAACATCTTCGGCGGCATCATGCGCTGCGATGTGATTGCCGAGGGCGTGGTCACCGCCGTCAAGGAAGTGGGGCTGAAGGTGCCGCTGGTGGTCCGCCTCGAAGGCACCAATGTGGAGCAGGGCAAGGCAATCCTCTCCGAGTCCGGCCTCGACGTGCAGTCCGCCGATGACCTCGACGATGCCGCCCAGAAGATCGTGAAAGCCGTCAAGGGCTGA